Proteins from a single region of Bombus vancouverensis nearcticus chromosome 5, iyBomVanc1_principal, whole genome shotgun sequence:
- the LOC117158484 gene encoding PDZ and LIM domain protein Zasp isoform X3 yields the protein MAQLINVKLSRFDGSPWGFRLQGGKDFGTPLVVQKVNTGSPAEAAGLKAGDAVIRVNNTEMYNLRHKDAQDVIVRAGNNFELTIQRGGSTWKPHVSPISSALPSPSPTAGLGNIAPVTKTSLAAKKQDGSHIGSGHNFSPKPFLNGTGDGSIKSIVNKQYNSPVGIYSEETIAETLSAQAEVLAGGVLGVNFKKNEKNYNAENSEVFKMVQEADKEPKTPEPVPPRTEFYSSVSHAVGGRATSPRSPTPLFHALHGIPAVNYNESPSSKRQVQRQESSSSSPASSVVRCSNCDRVLVGVFVRIKDKNLHVECFKCSTCGTSLKNVGYYNINNKLYCDIHAKLVARQNAPAGMVPITIPPGGKAPASTISAALANAPLSPPLSNHASSPQPFSPTRLGTSPVNPPSFRSVQAPASNNLIGPKPFGGSSTTISSPPLANTGNSTLPRPQSQTVTESSTETHEKSYYYEIVEDTKTEYRPSSVKSKSLTWPPPKPIEDITYPTASPLYIDPNPALDRRSRQAVKEKKACIEACERALTRKRDESTDREVERVTKQCYRFEEEPMDRVSCPGPAYRKVELVEITGKQSRGEVTSRPGSTDGVRRSLTPTRIVQPIPKPWTATVTTGSNLYEQTYSGVEPPKVCKKFHQKEICQEERICERNQPFREEHRSYRAEICRREQTICEKPPLPTQHVVKQEEAKEETTEIDKEVIDLRPADEIEDEGTVGIKGEHDFITETSEEDVDGMHVKTKMTLEKTVEPSPMRPDTPMVEEPREESREETTEEETVEKEEETYTRRTTTQVERDVEDAEEKTVVESAEVVTSAVDVQQMVEKAKQEEEERKREEEEEERRRQEEEERRRREEEEERRRRREEEERKRQEEEERSRHVTFEEGEEEVEEVREQPLGRTVVREERVTEADSDTPGRKKLIKETYEEITEEVLVQERVRRRCIEDERKKSLREQVQVHKSLRDQQAPRDRRVCSKYPPAQEIMETNKKRVQFMKQTDTGPKPIPHSALQNSTPKEWKSEMVNALTTAPDRPYTPLSTSSSSVKEVYTEETIYLDHRCRPKPPKKELRPISPFQEALTIAPERPYTPLSREIGPEDQKIASRSQTPSLYPDGSAHCPPADILYGEGRSSRTEPPPKPCTPRPLPTPPPDFRLRDTSPSPVRSRPQTPSSKVITASLKKPDTIPSYQRNLVAMRRGAVESHTYVPSRTPTPTPGRSKSPAQGPPEPPPCYVKAHAPRIREDPPPTKRSSIHFPTKKSVSYKVDEDTDDGHRHAEYAASKTVDFDEKRTDDPGKEPTDAVHAQYQEKRYMTSEETSEEKKSVVKRSLEVTEDFERCERRVPARPLPERTEPREKPPKGVCAISRTSPSKPSLLCPMVSKTETSSAVQPVYSSSTEVRHVSYGTPASKPCPDTGVTVLPCKAHSDQGTKAGVVVVPCEGPNTSCQKSGVCVVPTADRSGVCVSPCFGMKTGTCGQPSGRCGRESACEIDIPNCPESGICVSPCPDGSVCVAPCSKPGLPSSRAKLPFPQIPLPYEDTSTACSQNKNSFQPIHKPRTNLSGQLARLTAKTGQNVPTVQLYKPEAQSQSQKQSCSETKSYCCTTQSYCRSTETRCQSGDQCSINNRCQTGNQCGTQNYCQDGIHCEPSSNTHSLVDPPNLSSHPDLGTGVGGLGGAGSKSGTFAGSSAPKRGRGILNQATGPGSRLPLCAYCNSYVRGPFITALGQIWCPDHFVCVNTQCRRPLQDIGFVEEKGQLYCEYCFERFIAPSCNRCNNKIKGDCLNAIGKHFHPECFKCSYCGKLFGNSQFFLEEGLPYCEADWNELFTTKCFACGFPVEAGDRWVEALNNNYHSQCFNCTMCKKNLEGQSFYAKGGRPFCKNHAR from the exons ATGGCCCAGCTGATCAACGTCAAACTCTCCAGATTCGACGGATCCCCCTGGGGCTTTCGTCTTCAGGGAGGCAAGGATTTTGGCACACCGCTCGTCGTACAAAAG GTTAATACCGGATCGCCGGCGGAAGCGGCTGGTTTGAAGGCCGGCGATGCAGTTATCAGGGTCAATAACACGGAGATGTACAATCTGAGGCACAAGGACGCGCAGGATGTTATCGTGAGAGCTGGCAACAACTTCGAGTTGACCATACAGAG AGGCGGTAGTACCTGGAAACCACACGTGTCTCCGATAAGTTCGGCCCTGCCGTCGCCATCGCCCACCGCAGGGCTTGGCAATATCGCTCCAGTTACGAAGACATCCTTGGCAGCCAAGAAACAAGATGGATCGCACATCGGAAGCGGTCACAACTTCAGTCCAAAGCCATTC CTGAATGGAACGGGAGACGGTTCGATCAAATCTATAGTTAACAAACAGTACAACAGCCCGGTGGGTATATATAGCGAGGAGACTATCGCGGAAACTCTTTCGGCGCAAGCGGAAGTTCTAGCCGGTGGTGTGCTTGG GGTGAACTTTAAAAAGAACGAGAAAAACTACAACGCGGAGAACAGCGAGGTATTCAAGATGGTTCAGGAAGCGGACAAAGAACCAAAGACGCCGGAACCCG TACCTCCGAGAACAGAGTTTTACTCGTCGGTGAGCCATGCCGTTGGCGGAAGGGCCACTTCGCCGAGATCACCCACGCCTCTATTTCATGCCCTGCACGGTATACCGGCCGTCAATTACAATGAAAGTCCGTCGTCGAAACGTCAAGTGCAACGACAGGAGTCCTCTTCTTCCTCCCCGGCGTCATCGGTTGTTCGTTGTAGCAACTGCGACCGAGTTCTCGT GGGTGTGTTCGTAAGGATCAAGGATAAAAATCTTCACGTAGAGTGTTTCAAATGCTCCACCTGTGGCACCTCCCTGAAGAACGTCGGTTATTACAATATCAACAACAAACTGTACTGCGACATTCACGCGAAACTAGTCGCCAGGCAAAATGCACCTGCTGGCATGGTTCCAATTACCATACCACC AGGCGGAAAGGCTCCTGCGAGCACGATTTCCGCTGCGCTCGCCAATGCACCGTTGTCTCCACCTTTGAGTAATCACGCATCATCGCCCCAACCATTCTCC CCCACCCGCCTTGGCACTTCGCCCGTCAATCCACCCAGTTTCCGATCAGTGCAG GCTCCAGCATCGAACAATTTAATTGGTCCTAAACCCTTCGGAGGATCGAGTACTACTATATCGTCACCACCGCTAGCGAATACAGGAAATAGCACTCTACCACGACCTCAGAGTCAGACTGTGACCG AAAGCTCGACGGAAACCCACGAAAAGTCCTACTATTACGAGATCGTCGAGGACACCAAGACCGAGTACCGTCCCAGCTCTGTAAAATCGAAAAGCCTGACCTGGCCGCCCCCAAAGCCGATCGAAGATATTACTTATCCCACTGCCAGTCCTTTGTACATCGATCCTAATCCTGCCCTCGATCGAAGAAGTAGACAAGcggtaaaagaaaagaaagcctGCATCGAGGCCTGCGAGAGGGCGCTGACAAGGAAGAGAGACGAAAGCACAGATAGGGAGGTGGAGAGGGTCACGAAACAGTGCTATCGCTTCGAGGAAGAACCGATGGATCGAGTCAGTTGCCCAGGTCCAGCGTATAGAAAGGTGGAGCTGGTGGAGATCACCGGCAAACAGTCGAGAGGCGAGGTAACATCGAGACCAGGCTCGACCGACGGTGTCAGGAGATCTCTGACGCCTACCAGAATCGTTCAGCCTATACCAAAACCATGGACAGCCACCGTTACGACAGGCAGCAATCTGTACGAGCAGACTTACAGCGGGGTCGAGCCTCCCAAAGTGTGCAAGAAGTTCCATCAGAAGGAAATCTGTCAGGAGGAAAGGATATGCGAGAGGAATCAACCATTTCGGGAAGAGCATCGTTCGTACCGGGCGGAAATTTGTAGACGCGAACAGACTATCTGCGAGAAGCCGCCGCTGCCGACACAACACGTGGTAAAGCAAGAAGAAGCGAAGGAGGAGACGACCGAGATCGACAAGGAGGTGATAGATTTGAGACCGGCGGACGAGATCGAAGACGAAGGCACCGTAGGAATCAAAGGAGAACACGACTTCATAACGGAGACGTCGGAAGAAGATGTCGATGGAATGCACGTGAAGACGAAAATGACTTTAGAGAAAACTGTCGAACCGTCACCGATGCGACCCGATACCCCGATGGTGGAGGAACCTAGAGAGGAGTCCAGAGAGGAAACAACGGAGGAAGAAAcggtggaaaaagaagaagaaacttaCACGAGAAGGACCACCACTCAGGTGGAAAGAGACGTCGAGGACGCTGAAGAAAAGACGGTCGTTGAGTCTGCCGAAGTGGTCACCTCTGCCGTGGATGTGCAGCAAATGGTAGAGAAAGCGAAAcaggaagaggaggagagaaagcgggaggaggaggaggaggagagacGTAGgcaggaagaggaagaaaggagGAGAcgagaggaggaggaagaaagaagaagacggcGAGAGGAAGAGGAGCGAAAACGACAGGAGGAAGAAGAACGAAGCAGACACGTGACTTTCGAGGAGGGTGAGGAAGAAGTGGAAGAAGTTCGAGAACAACCTCTGGGAAGGACGGTCGTTCGCGAGGAAAGAGTGACGGAAGCCGACAGCGACACTCCCGGACGCAAGAAGCTCATCAAAGAGACTTACGAGGAGATCACGGAGGAAGTGTTGGTTCAAGAACGCGTCAGAAGAAGATGCATCGAGGATGAGCGCAAGAAGAGTTTAAGAGAACAGGTACAGGTCCACAAAAGTCTGAGGGATCAACAAGCGCCGAGGGATCGACGCGTATGCTCCAAGTATCCTCCGGCTCAGGAAATCATGGAAACGAATAAAAAACGCGTTCAATTTATGAAGCAGACTGATACAGGCCCGAAACCGATACCTCATTCTGCCCTTCAGAATTCGACTCCTAAAGAGTGGAAGTCTGAAATGGTGAACGCTCTAACGACCGCGCCTGATCGACCATACACGCCTCTCAGTACGTCTTCCAGCAGCGTAAAGGAAGTGTACACGGAGGAAACTATATACTTGGACCATAGGTGTCGACCTAAACCGCCCAAGAAAGAACTTCGACCGATTTCTCCGTTTCAGGAAGCACTCACGATCGCTCCGGAACGACCGTACACGCCTCTTAGTCGCGAGATCGGACCCGAGGACCAGAAAATCGCCAGTCGTTCTCAGACACCCTCGCTTTACCCGGACGGAAGCGCTCATTGTCCTCCCGCTGATATCTTATACGGCGAGGGAAGAAGCAGCCGAACGGAACCTCCGCCTAAACCGTGCACTCCTCGACCTTTGCCTACTCCTCCGCCTGATTTTCGTCTGAGAGATACTTCCCCATCTCCGGTGAGATCGCGACCTCAGACGCCGAGTAGCAAAGTTATAACCGCTTCTCTGAAGAAACCAGACACTATTCCGTCGTACCAAAGAAATTTAGTGGCCATGAGAAGAGGTGCGGTTGAAAGTCACACGTATGTGCCGAGCAGAACTCCGACTCCAACTCCAGGAAGGTCTAAATCGCCTGCTCAAGGACCTCCGGAACCTCCTCCTTGTTACGTGAAGGCTCACGCACCCAGAATCAGAGAAGATCCTCCACCTACGAAGCGAAGTTCGATACATTTCCCTACTAAAAAGAGCGTGTCTTATAAAGTAGACGAGGACACCGACGACGGGCATAGACACGCCGAGTACGCCGCTTCCAAGACCGTAGACTTCGACGAAAAACGCACCGACGATCCAGGCAAAGAACCCACGGACGCGGTTCATGCTCAGTATCAAGAGAAACGGTACATGACCAGCGAGGAAACGAGCGAGGAGAAGAAATCGGTGGTGAAGAGATCGCTCGAAGTCACCGAAGATTTCGAGAGATGCGAGAGAAGAGTTCCAGCTCGGCCTTTGCCAGAGAGAACAGAACCACGAGAGAAACCACCTAAAGGCGTATGTGCCATTAGCAGAACGAGTCCCTCCAAACCTTCGCTGCTCTGTCCCATGGTCTCGAAAACGGAAACGAGCTCCGCTGTTCAGCCAGTTTACAGCAGCTCGACGGAAGTGCGTCACGTTAGTTACGGAACTCCAGCATCGAAACCCTGTCCAGACACCGGTGTAACGGTATTACCTTGCAAAGCTCACTCCGATCAAGGTACCAAGGCAGGCGTGGTAGTGGTACCGTGCGAAGGACCGAATACCTCTTGCCAAAAATCAGGCGTATGCGTGGTCCCAACTGCCGATCGCTCGGGAGTGTGCGTTTCGCCTTGCTTTGGCATGAAAACTGGAACCTGTGGCCAACCATCTGGTCGCTGCGGCCGGGAATCTGCCTGCGAGATCGATATTCCGAACTGTCCAGAGAGCGGAATCTGCGTGTCACCGTGTCCCGACGGATCCGTTTGCGTGGCACCCTGCTCCAAACCTGGTCTACCTTCATCGAGGGCAAAGCTTCCTTTCCCGCAGATCCCTCTACCCTACGAGGACACTTCCACTGCCTGCTCTCAGAATAAAAACTCCTTCCAGCCTATCCACAAGCCTCGCACTAATTTGAGTGGGCAGCTCGCACGACTGACTGCCAAAACTGGCCAGAACGTTCCCACCGTGCAATTGTACAAGCCCGAAGCTCAGAGCCAAAGCCAAAAGCAAAGCTGCAGCGAGACTAAGAGTTATTGCTGCACAACCCAAAGCTATTGTCGTTCCACCGAAACCCGTTGCCAGTCAGGTGATCAATGTTCGATTAACAACCGTTGTCAAACCGGAAATCAATGTGGAACCCAAAATTACTGTCAGGACGGTATCCATTGTGAACCCTCTAGTAATACCCACAGTTTAGTAGACCCACCAAATTTGTCATCCCACCCGGATCTAGGTACCGGAGTCGGTGGTCTCGGTGGTGCCGGGTCGAAGAGCGGAACTTTCGCTGGTAGCAGCGCGCCAAAGCGAGGAAGGGGCATCCTAAATCAAGCAACTGGACCGGGATCACGATTGCCCCTGTGCGCCTATTGCAACTCTTACGTCAG GGGACCATTCATCACCGCTTTGGGACAAATTTGGTGCCCCGATCATTTCGTCTGCGTAAACACCCAATGTCGTCGACCTCTCCAAGATATCGGCTTTGTAGAAGAAAAGGGCCAACTCTATTGCGAATACTGCTTCGAACGTTTCATCGCCCCATCTTGCAACAGATGCAACAACAAGATCAAAGGC GACTGCCTGAACGCAATTGGAAAACATTTCCACCCTGAATGCTTCAAATGTTCCTACTGCGGCAAGCTGTTTGGCAACAGTCAGTTCTTCCTAGAAGAAGGATTGCCCTACTGCGAAGCTG ATTGGAACGAATTGTTCACGACGAAATGTTTCGCGTGTGGATTCCCAGTCGAAGCTGGAGATCGCTGGGTGGAGGCCCTGAACAATAATTACCATAGCCAGTGTTTCAACTGCACG ATGTGTAAGAAGAATCTGGAGGGCCAAAGTTTCTACGCGAAAGGCGGTCGTCCGTTCTGCAAAAATCATGCACGTTAA
- the LOC117158484 gene encoding PDZ and LIM domain protein 5 isoform X4: MAQLINVKLSRFDGSPWGFRLQGGKDFGTPLVVQKVNTGSPAEAAGLKAGDAVIRVNNTEMYNLRHKDAQDVIVRAGNNFELTIQRGGSTWKPHVSPISSALPSPSPTAGLGNIAPVTKTSLAAKKQDGSHIGSGHNFSPKPFLNGTGDGSIKSIVNKQYNSPVGIYSEETIAETLSAQAEVLAGGVLGVNFKKNEKNYNAENSEVFKMVQEADKEPKTPEPVPPRTEFYSSVSHAVGGRATSPRSPTPLFHALHGIPAVNYNESPSSKRQVQRQESSSSSPASSVVRCSNCDRVLVGVFVRIKDKNLHVECFKCSTCGTSLKNVGYYNINNKLYCDIHAKLVARQNAPAGMVPITIPPGGKAPASTISAALANAPLSPPLSNHASSPQPFSAYNRTSPDYGFPNSQLSSPNRNGCISNDNCHWESKTFTSTITIQTGCTEPTRLGTSPVNPPSFRSVQAPASNNLIGPKPFGGSSTTISSPPLANTGNSTLPRPQSQTVTGLFSVLPKPKNVPFRGTGVGGLGGAGSKSGTFAGSSAPKRGRGILNQATGPGSRLPLCAYCNSYVRGPFITALGQIWCPDHFVCVNTQCRRPLQDIGFVEEKGQLYCEYCFERFIAPSCNRCNNKIKGDCLNAIGKHFHPECFKCSYCGKLFGNSQFFLEEGLPYCEADWNELFTTKCFACGFPVEAGDRWVEALNNNYHSQCFNCTMCKKNLEGQSFYAKGGRPFCKNHAR; the protein is encoded by the exons ATGGCCCAGCTGATCAACGTCAAACTCTCCAGATTCGACGGATCCCCCTGGGGCTTTCGTCTTCAGGGAGGCAAGGATTTTGGCACACCGCTCGTCGTACAAAAG GTTAATACCGGATCGCCGGCGGAAGCGGCTGGTTTGAAGGCCGGCGATGCAGTTATCAGGGTCAATAACACGGAGATGTACAATCTGAGGCACAAGGACGCGCAGGATGTTATCGTGAGAGCTGGCAACAACTTCGAGTTGACCATACAGAG AGGCGGTAGTACCTGGAAACCACACGTGTCTCCGATAAGTTCGGCCCTGCCGTCGCCATCGCCCACCGCAGGGCTTGGCAATATCGCTCCAGTTACGAAGACATCCTTGGCAGCCAAGAAACAAGATGGATCGCACATCGGAAGCGGTCACAACTTCAGTCCAAAGCCATTC CTGAATGGAACGGGAGACGGTTCGATCAAATCTATAGTTAACAAACAGTACAACAGCCCGGTGGGTATATATAGCGAGGAGACTATCGCGGAAACTCTTTCGGCGCAAGCGGAAGTTCTAGCCGGTGGTGTGCTTGG GGTGAACTTTAAAAAGAACGAGAAAAACTACAACGCGGAGAACAGCGAGGTATTCAAGATGGTTCAGGAAGCGGACAAAGAACCAAAGACGCCGGAACCCG TACCTCCGAGAACAGAGTTTTACTCGTCGGTGAGCCATGCCGTTGGCGGAAGGGCCACTTCGCCGAGATCACCCACGCCTCTATTTCATGCCCTGCACGGTATACCGGCCGTCAATTACAATGAAAGTCCGTCGTCGAAACGTCAAGTGCAACGACAGGAGTCCTCTTCTTCCTCCCCGGCGTCATCGGTTGTTCGTTGTAGCAACTGCGACCGAGTTCTCGT GGGTGTGTTCGTAAGGATCAAGGATAAAAATCTTCACGTAGAGTGTTTCAAATGCTCCACCTGTGGCACCTCCCTGAAGAACGTCGGTTATTACAATATCAACAACAAACTGTACTGCGACATTCACGCGAAACTAGTCGCCAGGCAAAATGCACCTGCTGGCATGGTTCCAATTACCATACCACC AGGCGGAAAGGCTCCTGCGAGCACGATTTCCGCTGCGCTCGCCAATGCACCGTTGTCTCCACCTTTGAGTAATCACGCATCATCGCCCCAACCATTCTCC GCTTACAACCGTACGAGTCCCGATTACGGATTCCCGAATTCTCAGCTATCGTCCCCGAATAGGAACGGCTGCATCAGCAACGACAACTGCCACTGGGAATCGAAAACGTTTACGAGCACGATCACCATTCAGACCGGTTGTACAGAG CCCACCCGCCTTGGCACTTCGCCCGTCAATCCACCCAGTTTCCGATCAGTGCAG GCTCCAGCATCGAACAATTTAATTGGTCCTAAACCCTTCGGAGGATCGAGTACTACTATATCGTCACCACCGCTAGCGAATACAGGAAATAGCACTCTACCACGACCTCAGAGTCAGACTGTGACCG GTCTCTTCTCGGTACTACCAAAGCCAAAAAATGTGCCCTTCAGAG GTACCGGAGTCGGTGGTCTCGGTGGTGCCGGGTCGAAGAGCGGAACTTTCGCTGGTAGCAGCGCGCCAAAGCGAGGAAGGGGCATCCTAAATCAAGCAACTGGACCGGGATCACGATTGCCCCTGTGCGCCTATTGCAACTCTTACGTCAG GGGACCATTCATCACCGCTTTGGGACAAATTTGGTGCCCCGATCATTTCGTCTGCGTAAACACCCAATGTCGTCGACCTCTCCAAGATATCGGCTTTGTAGAAGAAAAGGGCCAACTCTATTGCGAATACTGCTTCGAACGTTTCATCGCCCCATCTTGCAACAGATGCAACAACAAGATCAAAGGC GACTGCCTGAACGCAATTGGAAAACATTTCCACCCTGAATGCTTCAAATGTTCCTACTGCGGCAAGCTGTTTGGCAACAGTCAGTTCTTCCTAGAAGAAGGATTGCCCTACTGCGAAGCTG ATTGGAACGAATTGTTCACGACGAAATGTTTCGCGTGTGGATTCCCAGTCGAAGCTGGAGATCGCTGGGTGGAGGCCCTGAACAATAATTACCATAGCCAGTGTTTCAACTGCACG ATGTGTAAGAAGAATCTGGAGGGCCAAAGTTTCTACGCGAAAGGCGGTCGTCCGTTCTGCAAAAATCATGCACGTTAA